The Pseudosulfitobacter pseudonitzschiae genome includes a region encoding these proteins:
- a CDS encoding cobyric acid synthase, with protein sequence MTRAIMIQGTGSNVGKSMVVAGLVRACVRRGLTVRPFKPQNMSNNAAVTPEGGEIGRAQALQARAAGVAPHVDMNPVLLKPQSETGAQLIVQGKVVGTQEARSFGSERGALIAPVLESFHRLAAQADLIIVEGAGSPAETNLRKGDIANMGFAVAAGVPVILMGDIDRGGVIAQLVGSHAVLNATDRAMIRGFAVNKFRGDPRLFDDGLTDIAKRTGWPSLGVLPWFDAAHCLPAEDVLDLPTRAGSGAGLVVAVPVLPRISNFDDLDPLAAEPNVDLRLIQRGHPLPGDADVILLPGSKSTIADLACLRAEGWDIDIAAHVRRGGHVMGLCGGYQMLGQTIADPAGVEGPAATVAGLGLLNVHTTLAPLKTLALRTGTDTASGTALTGYEIHMGQTIGPDTGHAWLQVEGSDAGAMSPDGRVKGCYLHGIFGSDAYRMAFLAQLGQRSDLSYDHMVDQTLDALAEHLETHMDIDLLLRLATRI encoded by the coding sequence ATGACACGCGCAATCATGATCCAGGGCACCGGCAGCAACGTCGGCAAGTCGATGGTCGTCGCAGGCCTGGTGCGGGCCTGCGTGCGGCGCGGGCTGACCGTGCGCCCCTTCAAGCCGCAGAATATGTCGAACAACGCTGCCGTCACACCCGAGGGTGGAGAGATTGGCCGCGCACAGGCGCTTCAGGCCCGCGCGGCGGGCGTTGCGCCGCATGTGGACATGAACCCTGTCCTGCTGAAACCGCAAAGCGAGACAGGCGCCCAGTTGATCGTGCAGGGCAAGGTCGTCGGGACACAAGAAGCCCGCAGCTTCGGCTCCGAGCGCGGCGCGTTGATAGCGCCCGTGTTGGAGAGCTTTCACCGGCTGGCAGCGCAGGCCGATCTGATCATCGTCGAAGGGGCCGGCAGCCCCGCAGAAACCAATCTGCGCAAGGGCGATATTGCCAACATGGGCTTTGCCGTGGCCGCAGGTGTGCCGGTGATCCTGATGGGCGATATCGACCGTGGTGGGGTGATCGCACAGTTGGTGGGCAGCCACGCCGTTCTGAATGCCACCGACCGCGCCATGATTCGAGGCTTTGCCGTCAACAAGTTCCGCGGCGATCCCCGCCTGTTCGATGACGGTCTGACCGACATCGCAAAGCGCACAGGCTGGCCGTCGCTGGGCGTGTTACCTTGGTTTGATGCGGCCCACTGTCTGCCCGCCGAAGATGTTCTGGACCTGCCGACCCGCGCGGGAAGTGGCGCAGGCCTTGTGGTTGCGGTGCCGGTGCTGCCGCGCATCTCGAACTTTGACGATCTGGACCCCTTGGCTGCCGAGCCGAATGTTGACCTACGCCTGATCCAGCGCGGCCATCCCTTGCCCGGTGATGCGGATGTGATCCTGCTGCCCGGCAGCAAATCCACCATCGCCGATCTGGCTTGTCTGCGTGCCGAAGGCTGGGATATCGACATTGCCGCCCACGTCCGGCGTGGCGGTCATGTGATGGGCCTGTGCGGTGGTTACCAGATGCTAGGGCAGACCATTGCCGACCCTGCAGGCGTCGAGGGGCCTGCCGCCACTGTCGCGGGGCTTGGCCTGTTGAATGTGCACACCACGTTGGCACCGCTGAAAACGCTTGCCCTGCGCACTGGCACCGACACAGCCAGTGGCACGGCATTGACGGGTTATGAAATTCACATGGGTCAGACCATTGGGCCCGACACAGGCCACGCATGGTTGCAGGTCGAAGGATCTGACGCCGGGGCCATGTCCCCCGACGGGCGGGTCAAAGGCTGTTATTTGCACGGTATTTTTGGATCAGACGCCTATCGCATGGCGTTTCTGGCGCAACTTGGCCAGCGCAGTGACCTGTCTTATGACCATATGGTCGACCAGACGCTGGATGCGCTGGCAGAGCACCTTGAGACCCATATGGACATTGATTTGCTGTTAAGGCTGGCGACACGGATCTAG
- a CDS encoding helix-turn-helix domain-containing protein, producing MKRKYASIAERLLVVRRRAGLSQADFAERIDISPRAYRNYELAVRDVPVALVIGVHREFDVGFSWLLLGEGADAPQASVAALERALVAVRDFQQERFLEFSTEKEARLIHYISTQAASGRDMSDAEINTFLETAA from the coding sequence ATGAAACGCAAATATGCCTCCATCGCGGAGCGGCTTCTCGTCGTTCGACGTAGAGCGGGGCTCTCGCAAGCCGATTTTGCGGAGCGTATCGACATATCTCCAAGAGCATATCGAAACTATGAGTTGGCTGTACGCGATGTGCCGGTTGCGCTGGTTATTGGCGTCCATAGAGAGTTTGATGTTGGCTTCAGCTGGCTGCTTCTTGGCGAAGGTGCAGATGCGCCTCAAGCCTCAGTGGCCGCTTTGGAGCGTGCATTGGTCGCAGTGCGAGACTTTCAGCAGGAACGTTTTCTAGAGTTCTCGACTGAGAAAGAAGCGCGTCTGATCCACTACATCTCTACACAAGCCGCATCCGGGCGAGACATGTCCGACGCCGAGATCAACACATTTCTAGAAACAGCAGCATAG
- a CDS encoding DNA cytosine methyltransferase — protein MFDSDHNALQVVSLFSGCGGLDYGFARTGFNIRAAFDNDAHAVSCYNLNHSSIAKQQVIDNAWMLETPADVIVAGPPCQGFSTGGGYKENDPRNSLLLATCELVVESKAKLAVIENVAALTNKRNQDYLQQAIQTLTEGGYSCSVQVYCAADFGVAQRRKRTVIFARFGKAPFRCPTPRRSHAPTVESAFHNMSSSIQAHNPKFPANGSKHEVIAKRIGIGQKLCNVRGGEASVPTWDIPEWFGHASKHEKKILTTIRSLRRRNRKRNFGDADPVSFLEISAEIPEITQNQLALLIDRGYMRKYNSLYDLRDTFNGKYRRLDPDDVSPTVDTRFGDIQLFLHPSENRGLTVREAARLQGFPDDFIFPEREKEAFRLIGNAVPPPMSIQIAKACRELLA, from the coding sequence ATGTTCGACTCCGATCATAACGCATTACAGGTAGTCAGCCTTTTTTCAGGTTGCGGTGGGCTGGATTATGGATTCGCTCGCACGGGATTCAACATTCGTGCAGCATTCGATAATGATGCTCATGCTGTTTCTTGCTACAATTTGAACCATTCTAGCATAGCCAAGCAGCAAGTTATCGACAACGCTTGGATGCTCGAGACACCGGCAGACGTCATAGTGGCGGGACCGCCATGTCAGGGTTTTTCTACTGGCGGGGGCTATAAGGAAAACGATCCTAGAAACTCCCTTTTATTAGCAACATGCGAACTTGTGGTCGAAAGTAAAGCAAAGCTTGCGGTGATCGAAAATGTGGCAGCTTTGACCAATAAGCGGAACCAAGATTACCTGCAACAAGCGATACAGACTCTTACAGAGGGCGGATACTCGTGCTCGGTTCAGGTTTATTGTGCCGCAGATTTCGGAGTGGCCCAAAGGAGAAAGCGCACGGTAATATTTGCCCGCTTCGGGAAGGCACCTTTTCGATGCCCAACCCCACGCCGGTCGCATGCCCCCACTGTCGAAAGCGCTTTTCATAATATGTCGAGCTCAATTCAGGCTCACAACCCAAAATTTCCGGCAAACGGAAGCAAACATGAAGTTATTGCAAAGCGAATTGGTATTGGGCAAAAATTGTGCAACGTCCGAGGAGGGGAAGCAAGTGTCCCGACTTGGGACATCCCTGAATGGTTTGGGCACGCATCAAAACATGAAAAGAAAATTTTAACCACAATTAGATCTTTAAGAAGAAGAAACAGAAAGAGGAACTTCGGCGATGCCGACCCAGTATCGTTTTTGGAGATCAGCGCCGAAATCCCCGAAATTACCCAAAATCAGCTGGCCCTTTTAATTGACCGAGGCTACATGCGAAAATATAATAGCCTCTATGACCTTAGAGACACGTTCAACGGAAAATATCGCAGATTAGACCCAGACGATGTTTCGCCTACTGTTGACACTCGGTTTGGCGACATTCAGTTGTTCTTGCACCCTTCAGAAAATCGAGGCCTCACTGTTAGAGAAGCCGCAAGACTGCAAGGGTTTCCTGATGACTTCATTTTCCCTGAGCGAGAGAAAGAGGCCTTCAGGTTGATCGGGAACGCGGTTCCACCACCGATGTCGATTCAAATCGCTAAAGCGTGTCGGGAGTTATTGGCATGA
- a CDS encoding DUF6280 family protein, with amino-acid sequence MKDFVDGTAFNNEQGNRARKLFAAVVLAALDDAIADDKKYGNGPEQIARWARSRDGREVLSCAGIDPNERVVSGLMEFVGKGVRTSVALSREESERRNAAQQAEAA; translated from the coding sequence ATGAAAGACTTCGTTGACGGCACTGCCTTCAATAACGAGCAAGGTAACCGTGCACGTAAACTCTTTGCAGCCGTTGTGTTGGCTGCTCTGGATGACGCCATCGCTGACGATAAAAAGTATGGCAACGGTCCGGAACAGATTGCCCGCTGGGCACGTTCGCGCGACGGGCGCGAAGTGCTGAGCTGTGCAGGGATCGACCCCAACGAACGTGTGGTGTCGGGCCTTATGGAATTTGTCGGCAAAGGTGTCCGCACCTCGGTCGCGCTGTCGCGCGAAGAGAGCGAACGTCGCAATGCTGCACAACAGGCAGAAGCCGCCTGA
- a CDS encoding phosphoribosyltransferase-like protein has product MTKLTQIPPSWDFPIDDSPLPPESVSMIDFLSKKVFNDYEPSQFHPFRQRLLDWLNNVDTEEDRQHLLALLLKVFFVGRREFEALYRTVFHGNLFRWMLEVESVDIFSDDLERNVVDRINKAWICPISDSLRINSFLKVNGLKSLDKRPDWRSLRQFGDVKKIQTYVKRKDIRDLVLLEDFVGSGTQAKDVVKFAANALPKTRILLCPLIVCPKGDEVLIDTVSELDNVTYDPALLLPPSAFHSYDNTKANKATKTETFLCELKEKVGVTSEELMFGFKQTGAKVVMYSNCPNNSLPIFHFESETWTPLFPRVNRQ; this is encoded by the coding sequence ATGACTAAATTGACTCAAATTCCTCCTTCCTGGGATTTTCCAATTGACGACAGCCCCTTACCTCCAGAGTCCGTATCCATGATCGACTTTTTAAGTAAGAAAGTCTTTAACGACTATGAGCCCTCACAGTTTCACCCGTTTCGCCAGCGTCTCCTCGATTGGCTGAACAATGTTGACACTGAAGAGGACCGACAGCATTTACTCGCTCTTCTTCTAAAAGTATTCTTTGTCGGTCGTCGTGAATTTGAAGCTCTCTATCGTACAGTTTTTCACGGCAACCTTTTCCGTTGGATGCTCGAAGTTGAAAGTGTGGATATTTTCTCCGACGACCTAGAGAGAAATGTGGTAGACAGAATTAACAAGGCTTGGATATGCCCTATATCAGATAGTTTGCGCATCAACTCATTTCTAAAGGTGAACGGCCTCAAGAGTTTGGATAAGCGCCCAGATTGGCGATCCCTAAGACAGTTTGGTGATGTTAAAAAAATTCAGACCTACGTCAAAAGAAAAGATATCCGGGACCTCGTCCTGTTAGAGGATTTTGTTGGATCTGGAACACAGGCAAAAGATGTAGTTAAGTTCGCCGCCAATGCCCTTCCGAAAACCCGGATACTTTTGTGCCCGCTAATTGTTTGTCCCAAGGGCGATGAAGTGTTGATTGATACCGTTAGCGAACTGGACAACGTGACATATGACCCCGCGCTATTGCTGCCGCCCTCAGCGTTTCACTCGTATGACAATACGAAGGCCAACAAAGCAACTAAAACGGAGACATTTCTTTGCGAACTGAAAGAAAAGGTGGGGGTGACATCGGAAGAACTAATGTTTGGTTTCAAGCAAACTGGAGCCAAAGTGGTGATGTATTCCAACTGCCCCAACAATTCACTGCCAATTTTCCACTTTGAATCAGAAACTTGGACGCCACTTTTCCCGAGGGTGAATAGACAATAA
- a CDS encoding protein-L-isoaspartate O-methyltransferase family protein → MTNFEMRRTMMVDTQVRPSDVTKFPIIEAMLSVAREDFVPSAQREAAYMGENIDLGQGRVVLEPRTLAKMLDALDIGNDELVLDVGASYGYSSAVIARMAEAVVAVEEDEDMATEAQEALMEAGADNVALHTGPLAEGAEQHGPYDVVIIQGGIARVPDALIDQIKEGGRIACLFMDGALGEVRIGYKIDGRMSWRNAFNAGAPVLPGFEAHSQFQL, encoded by the coding sequence ATGACAAACTTTGAAATGCGCCGCACGATGATGGTTGATACGCAGGTGCGGCCTTCGGACGTGACCAAATTCCCCATCATCGAGGCCATGCTTTCCGTCGCACGCGAGGACTTTGTGCCATCGGCCCAGCGTGAAGCGGCCTATATGGGTGAAAACATTGATCTTGGGCAGGGGCGCGTTGTTCTTGAACCACGCACTCTGGCTAAGATGCTGGATGCGCTGGACATCGGAAATGACGAACTGGTGCTGGATGTGGGCGCATCCTATGGGTATTCCTCGGCGGTTATCGCGCGCATGGCCGAAGCGGTTGTGGCCGTAGAGGAAGACGAAGACATGGCCACCGAGGCACAAGAGGCGCTGATGGAGGCCGGGGCCGACAATGTTGCATTGCACACCGGCCCGTTGGCCGAAGGTGCAGAGCAGCATGGCCCATATGATGTTGTGATCATTCAGGGCGGCATTGCCCGCGTGCCCGACGCGCTGATCGACCAGATCAAGGAGGGCGGCCGCATCGCCTGTCTGTTCATGGATGGCGCACTGGGTGAAGTGCGCATCGGCTATAAGATCGATGGACGGATGTCGTGGCGCAATGCGTTTAATGCAGGCGCGCCGGTTTTGCCCGGTTTCGAGGCGCACAGTCAATTTCAACTGTGA
- a CDS encoding ORC-CDC6 family AAA ATPase encodes MKANPFFELYVGDRISSTEFVTIFSPMLVTHTEPLFMPGNIVVTGIQGCGKSMLLKLLKPQTRIEYEQANREFPVPETMRKFVCGSVNLAHSSVIDFGYRDAIDEDVQKTELLFADFLNYLICDSLLESIEVYLGASKNIKKEVGLNFNQDQMDQLASQIASLAVWEGWIDECASIKDLRLQLQRRAKLYRRFVHGKDLELSSEMFDTATPIGVPQIALSELLHSSGALDGDTNVFVDIDQYEELGNISSRDTPGQSVDYRAVINKALASRNPELSYRIGTRGYSWRSHGRIHGTSGNLEFMRDYKYIDLDQILKKDEDDSARANNVFDNFAKDVFVRRLRYAQFTFSEEQDHDLLEQVYGSNLTPVQKVNQEMGLREPEKYLKVDINWSKETKEALIRLAKKDLYCAKLGEYWLKQKGDLESIDVRDEQLPWMRNSNRWWRKERANVLAVLIASQSRQKSIWGGAKEILELSGGSILVFLGLNQFIWSTWLQRNDRPEVSRSTLPEINVGVQSTAIHRASNAWYDMIFQQSGRSAERARFVKNVGDVLRNKILSDDKLSYPGANGFSVLNEELDNLPAVRGFLEQLADYGNMLMLRHTTKNTGAGQRTKFYFHPIFCPTLGLPYVRTKEPYYARIREVANWIYNAGYDVPLAQSPKAQQEELF; translated from the coding sequence ATGAAAGCAAATCCATTTTTTGAACTCTACGTAGGTGACCGGATCAGCTCAACAGAATTCGTCACCATTTTCAGCCCGATGCTTGTTACGCACACGGAACCCCTATTTATGCCTGGGAACATTGTTGTTACCGGAATACAAGGATGTGGGAAAAGCATGCTACTCAAACTGCTTAAACCACAAACAAGAATCGAATACGAACAAGCCAATAGAGAATTTCCTGTTCCGGAAACGATGAGAAAGTTTGTGTGTGGTTCCGTCAATCTAGCGCATAGCAGCGTTATCGATTTTGGCTATCGTGATGCGATTGATGAAGATGTCCAAAAGACGGAACTTCTTTTCGCCGATTTCCTAAACTACCTAATCTGTGATAGCCTTTTAGAGAGCATTGAGGTCTATCTTGGCGCTTCTAAGAACATTAAGAAAGAAGTTGGCCTAAACTTCAATCAAGATCAGATGGATCAACTCGCATCTCAAATAGCCAGCTTAGCCGTGTGGGAAGGCTGGATAGATGAATGTGCCTCGATCAAAGATTTAAGACTTCAGTTGCAACGTCGTGCCAAACTCTATCGGCGATTTGTTCATGGGAAAGACTTGGAACTATCCAGTGAAATGTTCGATACGGCGACACCGATCGGCGTTCCTCAAATTGCGCTATCCGAACTACTCCATTCGAGTGGAGCGCTGGATGGCGACACAAATGTTTTTGTCGATATAGATCAGTATGAAGAACTTGGAAACATCTCGTCGCGCGACACACCCGGGCAATCTGTGGATTACCGTGCCGTAATTAACAAAGCTCTCGCATCGCGCAATCCAGAACTTTCTTACCGTATAGGTACGAGAGGTTATTCGTGGAGAAGTCACGGCCGGATACATGGAACAAGCGGAAATCTGGAGTTTATGAGGGATTATAAATATATTGACCTCGATCAAATCCTTAAGAAAGACGAAGATGACAGCGCGCGAGCAAATAATGTTTTCGACAACTTTGCAAAAGATGTTTTTGTAAGGCGTCTCCGTTATGCACAGTTCACTTTCTCGGAAGAACAAGACCATGATCTGCTTGAACAAGTATACGGCTCGAACCTCACGCCTGTGCAAAAAGTTAACCAGGAGATGGGGTTACGAGAACCTGAAAAATATCTTAAAGTTGATATTAACTGGTCGAAGGAGACTAAAGAAGCCTTGATCCGTCTCGCCAAAAAAGACTTATACTGCGCAAAACTTGGTGAGTATTGGCTAAAGCAGAAAGGCGACCTAGAAAGCATAGATGTTCGCGATGAGCAATTACCCTGGATGCGGAACTCCAACCGTTGGTGGAGGAAAGAGCGAGCGAATGTTCTCGCAGTATTGATTGCTTCTCAAAGCAGACAAAAATCGATCTGGGGAGGGGCGAAGGAAATTTTGGAGCTTTCAGGTGGAAGCATCTTGGTATTCCTGGGCCTAAACCAATTCATTTGGAGCACATGGCTACAACGCAATGACAGACCCGAAGTTTCACGGTCAACTCTTCCTGAGATTAATGTAGGGGTCCAATCCACTGCGATTCATAGAGCTAGCAATGCATGGTACGATATGATCTTTCAGCAGTCGGGTCGCAGTGCTGAAAGAGCAAGATTCGTGAAAAATGTGGGCGATGTACTCCGCAACAAGATTTTGTCGGACGATAAGTTAAGTTATCCAGGAGCGAATGGGTTTTCTGTTCTGAATGAAGAGCTTGACAATCTCCCTGCCGTGAGAGGTTTCCTCGAACAATTAGCAGATTACGGCAACATGCTCATGCTTCGACACACAACTAAAAATACAGGAGCCGGGCAGCGCACCAAATTTTACTTTCACCCCATTTTCTGCCCAACGTTAGGACTTCCGTACGTTCGAACCAAAGAGCCGTATTACGCTCGCATCCGCGAAGTCGCCAACTGGATTTATAATGCAGGCTATGACGTTCCGCTAGCGCAAAGCCCGAAAGCGCAGCAAGAAGAGTTGTTTTAA
- the efp gene encoding elongation factor P yields the protein MPKINGNEIRPGNVLEHNGGLWAAVKVDHVKPGKGGAFAQVEMRNLRNGSKLNERFRSADKVERVRLEQKDQQFLYEENGMLVVMDIETYEQVQLPADLLGERRPFLQDGMTIVVEFHEEEALNATLPQKVTCKIVETEPVVKGQTAANSFKPAILDNGVKVMVPPFVGNDEDIIVNTETMEYAERA from the coding sequence ATGCCTAAAATTAACGGAAACGAAATCCGCCCCGGAAATGTGCTTGAACACAACGGTGGCCTGTGGGCGGCTGTAAAGGTCGATCACGTAAAGCCCGGAAAAGGCGGCGCTTTCGCTCAGGTCGAAATGCGAAACCTGCGCAACGGCTCGAAGCTGAACGAACGCTTCCGCTCTGCGGACAAGGTCGAGCGTGTGCGTCTCGAGCAGAAAGACCAACAGTTTCTTTACGAAGAAAACGGTATGCTGGTTGTGATGGACATCGAAACATACGAGCAGGTCCAATTGCCCGCCGATCTGCTGGGTGAACGCCGCCCGTTTCTGCAAGACGGCATGACCATCGTCGTGGAATTCCACGAAGAGGAAGCGTTGAACGCAACGCTGCCGCAGAAAGTGACCTGCAAGATCGTCGAGACCGAGCCTGTGGTCAAAGGCCAGACCGCTGCCAACAGCTTTAAACCTGCGATACTGGACAACGGCGTCAAGGTTATGGTGCCGCCCTTTGTTGGTAACGACGAAGACATCATTGTGAACACCGAAACGATGGAATATGCCGAACGCGCGTGA
- a CDS encoding helix-turn-helix domain-containing protein gives MSTDLNGIGLRLREIRKINNITQPVMAAAIDVSDRAYKYYEQEKRELPTLAAVNISEAFSINLEWLLTGRGKVRKSDDPQLAELCAVAVLTQAEARKANLPIAKLGKIIGFVAAQASQTDETPAEVAKNYFDTL, from the coding sequence TTGTCAACAGATTTGAACGGGATTGGTCTTCGCTTGCGAGAAATTCGCAAGATCAACAATATCACCCAACCTGTTATGGCTGCCGCCATCGATGTTTCGGATCGCGCGTACAAATACTACGAACAGGAAAAGCGCGAGCTGCCGACCCTCGCTGCTGTGAACATCAGTGAGGCGTTCTCCATTAATCTTGAATGGCTTTTGACGGGTCGCGGAAAGGTCCGCAAAAGTGACGACCCCCAACTGGCTGAGCTTTGCGCGGTAGCCGTGCTGACCCAAGCCGAAGCTCGAAAGGCAAATTTGCCGATTGCCAAGCTCGGCAAAATTATCGGGTTTGTCGCAGCGCAGGCGTCACAGACCGATGAAACACCGGCAGAGGTCGCCAAAAATTACTTCGACACACTCTAA
- a CDS encoding TolC family outer membrane protein, with amino-acid sequence MKSLMGSISGRALSLALIIGVAFSAPARADTLADAMAGAYTQSGLLDQNRALLRAADEDVATAQALLRPIVNWSSSIDHTYGRAGTSVTSGGGVTSFNRSSLSGTSATMGIVAQMLLYDFGASQSRIASAKEVVLATRSSLLSIEQQVLLRAVSAYMTVRQSYEFVALRQNNLRLLTQELRAARDRFEVGEVTRTDVSLAEAQLAAARSGLAAAQRDLAQAIEFYRNVVGRKPGQLAPPPSLPRTESNVDTAKAIAMRRHPDMHAAQHQVAANDLLVFSTDRAMYPTVTLNGSLSATENFDNDNFRRGGSVGIEVGGPIYQGGRLSSANRAAIARRDAARGNLHVVQKDVAQGVGNAIADLQALIAQSQASERQVRAANVAFNGVREEATLGARTTLDVLDAEQTLLDAQALRIQAQAQVYVAAYAVLASMGLLTAEQLGLNVQIYDPEAYYNLVKNGPAKATKQGRQLDRVLKALGKE; translated from the coding sequence ATGAAATCACTAATGGGAAGTATTTCCGGCAGAGCCTTGAGTCTGGCCCTGATCATCGGGGTCGCATTTTCTGCCCCTGCACGCGCCGATACGCTGGCGGATGCAATGGCGGGGGCTTACACCCAGTCTGGCTTGCTGGATCAGAACCGCGCCTTGCTGCGTGCAGCTGACGAAGATGTGGCCACAGCGCAGGCTTTGTTGCGGCCCATCGTCAACTGGTCGTCCAGCATCGATCACACGTACGGCAGGGCAGGCACGTCGGTGACCAGTGGTGGTGGCGTCACCTCGTTCAATCGCTCGTCGCTGAGCGGGACATCGGCGACGATGGGAATTGTAGCGCAGATGCTGCTCTATGATTTCGGTGCATCCCAGTCGCGCATCGCGTCAGCAAAAGAGGTTGTTCTGGCCACACGTTCGTCATTGCTGTCGATTGAACAGCAGGTGCTGCTGCGTGCCGTTTCGGCCTATATGACCGTGCGCCAGTCCTATGAATTTGTGGCTTTGCGCCAGAACAACCTGCGCTTGCTGACGCAGGAACTGCGCGCCGCGCGCGACCGGTTCGAAGTGGGTGAAGTAACCCGCACCGACGTGTCACTGGCCGAGGCGCAACTGGCCGCCGCCCGCAGCGGTTTGGCCGCTGCCCAGCGTGATCTGGCGCAAGCAATCGAGTTCTATCGCAACGTGGTGGGCCGCAAGCCGGGGCAGTTGGCGCCTCCCCCCAGCCTACCGCGTACAGAAAGCAATGTGGACACCGCCAAAGCCATCGCTATGCGCCGTCATCCCGATATGCACGCCGCACAGCATCAGGTGGCCGCGAACGATCTGCTGGTGTTTTCCACAGACCGTGCCATGTACCCGACTGTGACGCTGAACGGATCGCTGTCCGCAACCGAGAATTTTGACAACGACAACTTCCGCCGTGGCGGGTCCGTGGGCATCGAAGTGGGTGGGCCGATCTATCAGGGCGGGCGTTTGTCGTCTGCTAACCGTGCCGCGATCGCGCGGCGCGACGCGGCACGGGGCAACCTGCACGTGGTCCAGAAAGACGTGGCACAAGGCGTCGGCAATGCGATTGCCGACCTGCAAGCCCTGATTGCGCAATCGCAAGCCAGCGAACGTCAGGTGCGTGCGGCGAACGTGGCCTTCAACGGCGTGCGTGAAGAGGCGACATTGGGTGCGCGGACCACTTTGGACGTGCTCGATGCCGAGCAGACATTGCTTGATGCGCAAGCCTTGCGCATTCAGGCGCAGGCGCAAGTCTATGTTGCGGCCTATGCGGTTCTGGCCTCGATGGGGCTGCTGACGGCGGAACAGTTGGGCCTGAATGTTCAGATTTACGATCCCGAAGCCTATTATAATCTGGTCAAGAACGGCCCTGCCAAAGCGACCAAACAAGGCAGGCAACTGGACAGGGTTCTTAAAGCCTTGGGCAAAGAGTGA
- a CDS encoding tyrosine-type recombinase/integrase codes for MVIRRKKYLWRHSSGRWYVRKCVNGRMIYLGRITAEEGTAEFDHQYWEVVSGKRVEVKTSWAALIAAMRETDKWANFSPRYRKDLEPIFEYLTDKIGNADVSRLTQADVYDAMDKNRHRVNFANYIPIAIRMLCKLAIRKRWRHDNPAIEIEKLKVPKARKKPHQPWTDWAVEKMRTEGKPLPRLIFEIGVGSVQRPGDWLDFQWGDYDGDTLKLRQNKTDKPLLLPCTQALRKALDQAKSDLGAAPHPTRHILTRPDGSAMSYHAMARVMINERRRLDLMAYDQHALRYRGVMELAWAGCTDDEIASYSGHSSKKMIIKYAGEARQIMRARQAAAKRK; via the coding sequence ATGGTGATCCGGCGCAAGAAATACCTATGGCGGCATTCGTCAGGGCGCTGGTATGTGCGCAAGTGCGTCAATGGAAGGATGATTTATCTTGGGCGTATCACGGCGGAGGAAGGCACTGCAGAATTTGATCATCAGTATTGGGAAGTCGTGAGCGGTAAAAGGGTAGAGGTCAAGACCTCGTGGGCTGCTCTGATTGCGGCCATGCGCGAAACTGATAAATGGGCCAACTTCTCGCCTCGATATCGCAAGGATCTTGAACCTATTTTTGAGTATCTGACCGACAAAATTGGCAATGCCGATGTTTCGCGTCTGACCCAGGCCGATGTCTACGACGCAATGGATAAGAACCGCCATCGCGTAAACTTCGCCAACTACATCCCGATTGCCATTCGCATGTTGTGCAAGTTAGCTATTCGTAAACGCTGGAGGCATGACAATCCGGCGATCGAAATTGAAAAACTGAAGGTGCCCAAAGCGCGTAAGAAACCGCATCAACCTTGGACTGATTGGGCCGTTGAAAAAATGCGAACCGAAGGGAAGCCATTGCCGCGCCTGATTTTTGAAATTGGCGTTGGTAGTGTGCAGCGACCAGGTGATTGGTTGGATTTCCAATGGGGCGATTACGATGGCGACACTTTGAAATTGCGCCAGAACAAGACCGATAAGCCGCTGCTCTTGCCCTGCACGCAAGCGCTTCGGAAAGCTTTGGATCAAGCAAAGTCCGATTTGGGCGCTGCACCACATCCCACACGGCACATTCTTACACGGCCTGACGGGTCCGCGATGAGCTATCACGCTATGGCGCGTGTCATGATCAACGAGCGGAGACGGCTCGACTTGATGGCCTACGACCAACATGCGCTTCGGTATCGTGGTGTCATGGAATTGGCGTGGGCAGGCTGCACCGATGATGAAATCGCAAGCTATAGCGGGCATTCCTCAAAGAAGATGATCATCAAATATGCTGGGGAGGCGCGGCAAATCATGCGGGCGCGACAGGCAGCGGCAAAGCGCAAATGA